A DNA window from Paramormyrops kingsleyae isolate MSU_618 chromosome 10, PKINGS_0.4, whole genome shotgun sequence contains the following coding sequences:
- the LOC140593232 gene encoding uncharacterized protein — MTEVTRSPSCAPLTARGPCCAVLPNKCPGLQSQARRSPSLQPWAQPKSLLVSSLKLDFPAAARSERVVQEEVQMDDLEWDHLLSLITLRSLPGCPRDTALAVDVVQPSLLMRVQLGDSVTLTCFRPEDVPLAVWFKQAVGQKPQLMAKALRYSPAEFYKEYKNIERYSLQNAEGSFNLTISNAEPSDSAVYYCVAVFFNEIAFGNGTFVIITGKDSNSRTVVQQPVSDTVQPGDSVSLQCTVETGSCAGEHSVYWFRHGSGESLPGVIYSHGNRSDECEKSPEAGSPTQSCVYSLPKRNVSLSDAGTYYCAVAMCGEMLFGNGTQLDIDGNT, encoded by the exons ATGACGGAGGTGACAC GTTCCCCCAGTTGTGCTCCACTCACTGCCAGAGGTCCCTGTTGTGCTGTTCTCCCCAACAAGTGCCCCGG CCTCCAGTCCCAAGCCCGACGTTCCCCTAGCCTCCAGCCCTGGGCCCAGCCCAAATCTCTGCTAGTCTCCAGCCTCAAGCTCGACTTCCCAGCTGCTGCCCGCTCCGAGAGGGTGGTCCAGGAGGAAGTCCAGATGGATGACCTGGAGTGGGATCACTTACT ATCCCTCATCACCCTCCGGTCATTACCTGGCTGTCCCAGAG acactgcactggctgtggatgttgttcagCCCAGTCTCCTGATGAGGGTTCAGCTTGGAGACAGTGTGACCCTGACATGCTTCCGTCCAGAAGATGTTCCTTTAGCTGTTTGGTTTAAGCAAGCTGTTGGTCAGAAGCCCCAGCTCATGGCGAAAGCACTTCGCTACTCACCTGCTGAATTTTACAAGGAATATAAAAACATAGAACGTTACTCCTTACAGAATGCAGAGGGGAGTTTTAACCTCACTATTTCCAACGCGGAGCCATCAGATTCTGCAGTGTATTACTGTGTTGCTGTATTCTTTAATGAAATCGCATTTGGAAATGGAACCTTTGTCATAATCACAG GTAAAGACTCCAACAGCAGGACTGTGGTACAGCAGCCTGTGTCTGACACAGTGCAGCCAGGAGACTCTGTGAGCCTGCAGTGTACAGTAGAGACTGGGAGCTGTGCAGGAGAACACAGTGTTTACTGGTTCAGACATGGATCAGGAGAATCCCTTCCAGGAGTCATTTACAGCCACGGAAACAGGAGTGATGAATGTGAGAAGAGCCCTGAGGCTGGATCTCCTACACAGAGCTGTGTCTACAGCCTCCCCAAGAGGAACGTCAGCCTCTCTGATGCTGGGACTTACTACTGCGCTGTGGCCATGTGTGGGGAGATGCTGTTTGGGAACGGCACACAGCTGGATATAGATGGTAACACCTAG